One window from the genome of Nicotiana tomentosiformis chromosome 5, ASM39032v3, whole genome shotgun sequence encodes:
- the LOC138893226 gene encoding uncharacterized protein, producing MSCEVFIDHHSLRYLFREEDLNLRQRRWLELLKDDDITILYHPGKANVVVDALSRKAASMVSLAYIPVGERLLAAGVQTLANQFMRLDVSEPSRVLACTVARSSLYDHIRERQNDDPHLLVLKVMVQHSGAK from the coding sequence ATGTCATGTGAAGTATTCATAGATCATCATAGTCTACGGTATCTATTTAGAGAagaagatcttaatttgaggcagagaagatggttggagctgttgaaagacgatgatattaccattttgtatcaccctggaaaggctaatgtggtggtcgatgctttgagtagaaaggctgcgaGTATGgtcagccttgcatatattccagttggtgagaggctgcTAGCTGCAggtgttcagactttggccaatcagtttatgaggttggatgtttcagagcccagtcgagttctagcttgtacagtcgctcggtcttctttatatgatcatatcagagagcgacaaaatgatgatcctcatttgcttgtccttaaggtcaTGGTACAACACAGTGGTGCCAAATAG